In a single window of the Lynx canadensis isolate LIC74 chromosome E2, mLynCan4.pri.v2, whole genome shotgun sequence genome:
- the LOC115502663 gene encoding leukocyte immunoglobulin-like receptor subfamily B member 3 isoform X8: protein MKEGEPRPVWTLDSQKPTSGQFQALFLVGPVTPSARWTFRCHGYFNSTPQLWSYPSDPLELLVSGMSRKPSLLTQQSPVVTPGQRLTLQCRSDVGYDRFALYKEAARDLPQHLSLQPQAGLSGADFPLGPVNSSHGGRYTCYGGHNLSSEWSAPSDPLDILVTGQLSYTPSLSVQPGPMVASGENVTLLCQSWSFVDTFLLSKEGAADPPLRLRSKYRAGHYQAKFSMNPVTSAQGGTYRCYGSYSTSPHLLSHPSDPLELQVSGSSGEPGPPATDPSSTAGPNRFLYVLIGAAGAFVLLLCLLVVLLVRRRRQGKGRKPGAADPEPQDRGLQDSSGPAAATQEESLSDAAVQDAQPEEGVELDQRQDAEDGDPQGTTYAQVSHSRSRLSRGPATSPSPLWGGLPDTEDKQAEEDRQMDSQVGPLFSRLPGSPHPNHTPPLSLRPLQAAASDAPPDVTYAQLNRLTLRRETSAPHSSQAGEPPAEPSVYAALAIR from the exons ATGAAGGAAGGAGAACCCAGACCCGTCTGGACCCTGGACTCTCAGAAACCCACCAGTGGACAGTTCCAGGCCCTGTTTCTTGTGGGCCCTGTGACCCCCAGCGCCAGGTGGACGTTCAGATGCCATGGCTATTTCAACAGCACTCCCCAGTTGTGGTCATACCCCAGTGACCCCCTAGAACTGCTGGTCTCAG GTAtgtccaggaagccctccctccTGACCCAGCAGAGCCCCGTCGTGACCCCTGGACAGAGGCTGACCCTCCAGTGTCGCTCTGACGTCGGCTATGACAGATTCGCTCTGTACAAGGAGGCGGCACGTGACCTTCCCCAGCACCTTAGCCtgcagccccaggctgggctctcgGGGGCCGACTTCCCCCTGGGCCCAGTGAACAGCTCCCATGGGGGCCGGTACACATGCTATGGTGGACACAACCTCTCCTCCGAGTGGTCGGCCCCCAGTGACCCCCTGGACATCCTGGTCACAG GACAGCTCTCCTACACACCCTCCCTCTCAGTGCAGCCAGGACCCATGGTGGCCTCAGGAGAGAATGTGACCCTGCTGTGTCAGTCCTGGAGCTTTGTGGACACTTTCCTTCTGTCCAAGGAGGGGGCAGCCGACCCTCCCCTGCGTCTTAGATCAAAGTACCGAGCTGGACATTACCAGGCCAAATTCTCCATGAATCCTGTGACCTCAGCCCAGGGGGGGACCTACAGGTGCTATGGCTCATATagcacctccccccacctgtTGTCACACCCCAGTGACCCCCTGGAGCTCCAGGTCTCAG GATCCTCTGGAGAGCCCGGCCCCCCAGCCACAGATCCCAGCTCAACAGCTG GTCCCAACCGGTTCCTGTACGTCCTCATCGGGGCCGCGGGGGCCTTCGTCCTGCTGCTCTGCCTCCTCGTCGTCCTCCTCGTCCGTCGCCGGCGTCAGGGCAAAGGCAGGAAGCCGG GGGCCGCAGACCCAGAGCCCCAGGACAGAGGCCTGCAGGACAG CTCCGGGCCAGCTGCCGCCACCCAGGAGGAGTCCCTCT CAGATGCCGCCGTGCAAGACGCACAGCCCGAGGAGGGGGTGGAGCTGGACCAGCGG CAGGACGCGGAGGATGGAGACCCCCAAGGAACGACGTATGCCCAGGTGAGCCACTCAAGATCAAGACTCAGTCGGGGACCGGCCACTTCTCCTTCCCCGCTGTGGGGGGGATTGCCGGACACAGAAGACAAACAAGCAGAGGAAGACAGGCAGATGGACAGTCAGGTGGGTCCTCTCTtctccaggctcccaggctcGCCCCACCCCAaccacacacctcccctctccctccgcccACTGCAGGCTGCCGCATCTGACGCCCCCCCAGATGTGACCTACGCCCAGCTGAACCGCTTGACGCTCAGACGGGAGACGAGTGCACCCCATTCCTCCCAAGCCGGGGAGCCTCCAGCAGAGCCCAGCGTGTATGCTGCTCTGGCCATCCGCTAG